The genomic interval AGCTTTCCACATAGTTTTGGCtgtaaaatagaaaaagaaaacaattaGATAcaacaataaatggaaattaaattTCTCACTAAAGTTGGCAAACAGTCGAACTCGAATGGAGCTAAGTTCAAAGATATACATAACACTCTCCACAAGTAGCATGTGAATGTTGAACTTCAGATCGGATAACTGATTGGAGGCAGTGATGTAGCGGCTCCCATCAGAATACACCCTTCTCGAGAACTAGGGGTAATTCCATTTGGCAGCTGGTAGGGAAGGCTACTAGAGGGATCGGTCGAAGATAAAAATAATGAGACTTTCAACCTTTGTTGAAAGAGGACATCTTATCAAGGAAAATGGAGCTCACCCGGGCTTGAAAGATAAATACACCTAGCTCAAATTTctttggataataaaaataatgaaaacttCGATGGGTGTAAGGGGATTCAGTACAAGAGAAATAGGATAATGACTCCACACGGTAGTCTAATTAAATTAGGAGCTAACTGTTGGAGGGGAATGCGGAAGTAGTTGCAAATCTTGGTGAAAAAAATGCAAGGGAAAGCGAAGGCCGACCAAAAAttgatccttgaagaaaattaggTAGCCAGTCAGGGAAGGTTCGAACGATTGTAGTCAATCGAAATGATAATATGATGATCGTGGGGGAGATTGTAAGTGAGATGCTTATGATCCACTTCCCTGTCGTTGAAGTTAGAGATGGTGGAGATGTACCAAAGGCTGTGGACGGTGGTTGGAGGAGTAACGACcatgaggaaaaagaaaagtgaaCAGAGGAGGGGAGGAAAATGAACTTACAATGGAAAGATGGAACTTGAAAAGTCGTTGACGACAACGAagagagatgaagaagaaaaagatgagaATATGAAAACGATAAGGGTTGAATCAAGGGTTGCAAACCTTAAAAACCCTAGTAGTGGTCTCTCACAGTGGTTAGATCATAGGGGCGAATGAGAGAGGATTAATCAAGATCGTTGAATTTGAACTGTTAAGAGTCACATCAAATCTCAACAGTTGCTTATCATTTCAGATATTCTTTGTATAAGCGTGTGCCACATGCCAGAAAGATACAAACCACATTTATTAAGGATGGAAGGGGGTAAGCAAACTTATGATAAAAGGTGTACTCATCATACTAAGCATTAATGGCGAGTGACATACCTTGTTTTCAAGACACTAGTGTGATATCGGCTCAAGAGTGACGGAATACGGATCGAGCGTCTAATCGGATAACGGGAGACACAAAAAATACAAATGTTTAGTTAATCAGGCTTACAACCTTcttcgactatacttgaagggaatgtctgtgatacaacGAATAAGGCGGGACCCCCGAAGTCGAGGACATAGTCAAGAGAATTGGCTGACATAACGGTCAAAGTCAAAGAACGATCATCACTTGGGACTAGCACAGTCACATGTTTTGACCGAGTGGTCTAATCAATCTGACCTCTAGTTTGATCGAAGAATCTCGAGTTCCTCAAGATCGATGAAATCTTAAGTTGTTTCGGTGTCATTTGGAGCTGAGCTCGTGGGTCACGTGGGGCTAACATGGGCATGTGTATTGGCCTAGTGGTCTGGTTAAGCGGGCCTACTGTCTGATCAGACATGTGACACACACAGCCCGGTCAGGCTCTTTAGCCGATTGGAGAGGTCGGGTCCTTCAGAGGGTCATCATTCTTTAGCCAACTCGACCCTGTACGTAACGGGGTCCGATCTGGCGATAGAGCCGACTTGATCGACATACCATTAGAGCATATCAAGGGTTCATCAATCCAACAACCTAATATTCCTTTTTGGTATTTTGTGTAATGATTATCAGAGAATCATAGGAATATTTCTTATGTGGTCTTTACGATGGAAGTTTTCACCCTGCAAATTATAGAGGAGGTGATGGTCTATTTTTGGAAAGGTGTTAAAGCATCATAATGATCAGTCCTTTTTtgaaatacatcaatattcaATCACAAAGGAAAATtagtagggatgtaaacgagccgaaccgtattaggctcgagcttgactcatttaagttatattcggactcaagctcggctcaagcttttatcataaggctcgagctcggctcgttttagaattatcaagctcgcgaacagttcgagctcggctcgttattagctcgattatcaaagttaacgaacctaactcgttaagcgagctcgggctcattTTCGGATTCGTTTAGAGCTTGTTTTtttgctcattttagagctcgttttttgggTCGTTTTAGAGCTCCGTTTAAAGTtcgttttaaagctcatttttttggctcgtgagcctataaacgaacatatttacgagctcacgagccgaatatccttaagctcgagcttggcttgataaaactgtcgagctcgagctcggctcgataagataaacgaacgaactcgaacgagctttttatcgaatcgagctccgaataactcGTGAATCGTTTGATTCATTTATATCCCTAAAAATTAGTACTATATAAAGGTCCCCTCTTAAAGGCTCAGATACGTTAAGTTACGTTATGTGAAATTATGCACTCATAATTTACTGTTCATTACAATTTTTTCCTCTCAATCACTTGATTTAAGAATCGGAGTATCATGCTAGGATCCCTCCACCTGATtgttgacattttttttttttttttttttttgtgatagaTAGACTAGTTCGGCGCCATCTACTTTCAGTGCAAAGATCTTTTCATGGTTAACAAGAAAGTCACAGTCACATATCTAATATACCATCTTCTCCCATTTTAAACAGTACCAGCTGCCTTtcaaaatttcaatatttttataaaactatTGTCGTTCGCCTAAAGCTTCATGCTCATTCTAACACAATTTTTAGTTGACATCAGAAAATACATTTAATTATCTCTTTTGGTGTTTCTAAAATAGGAACTGAAGAATAcgtcaaattatatatttctattcaACCGAAAAAGATACACTAATACATATTCAGTATAATTTCATTAAAttgtttgtatatatatatagtgcccaaacttaattaattcatgggCAAAAAATAATTAATGCTCAATTTCCCTTCTTAAAGGGAAATTAATGCAAGTAATTACTTAAAAATACTTAATATTATGTAATTAACTAAACaaaaaaatagataaattgaATTAGCTAATAGTGCGCTGCAGCGGCCGATGAGTTGGAAAGAACTCTGTTCTGCTGCCGGCGCCGGCGAAGGTGGCCATGAGGTCACTCAGGTCCATGTAGTGCACGGCGGGGTCGCTGCTCCGCAGCAGGTCGAGGAGGTAGAGGAAGAAGTCGGCGTCACAGGCGACGCGCAGCGCGCCGCCGTAGGAGTACCCAAACTCCGGCACCGACAGCCGGAGCAGGTCCTCCATCAGCCGGTGGTTCAGGTAGTTCGCCTCCACCTCCATCCGCCGCGCCGCCGCCCCCTCCGTCCCCACCACGACCCAGATGTGCCCCTCCGGCAGCAGCCCGGCGGCCGTCTCCGCCTCCGGGAAATTCCTCACCGCGCCGCCGCCGCAAACCAGCAGCTTCCTCACCAGGCTCGTCATCCCAATCGCCATTGATTACCTTCTCTCTCAGGTCGCCGTACGTTAGAATTAGTAACTGTTATCGATGATGTATTAGATTTGAAGGCGATGGAGACGGCCCTGAGCTCAGCTGCCCATTTTATAGAGAAGCCGCAGCTGGTTTAGGTTACAATTTatgttattaaaaaaatcatcTGTGTCCCTTAGTTTTTGTACTTTTCATTTTGACCCTCGTAGTTCAACGTACTATTTTCTCGTTCATATCCCTTCCTAACATTTGTAGGAATATGAGCTAATTTATTCTGAAAATTATAAGAGTTGagcaaaaatcaaaagaacaccttttatttttattatcttaaGAGGGCATTCTAAATTGAAGTGTCAAAATATTgcttatatattattattataatatataaacAATTTAGAGTTAAAATTGGTCCAAGTAAAATGTATTATTTCAGACAATTTTAGCTCAAATTATTTCATGGATTAAAATAATCTAAATCCGTCTAATTTTACTAAAAttgctttaatatttttttaattattttaatttagtcaaaattattGTGTGTCAGtgttaaaatgattttaactAAATTGAAAAGGCTTTAACTAACATTGAAATAATTTGAATCAGTATTTAAATAGTTATAATTAATATTTAGATATATCAATTAATATTAATGTAGTTTGGAAACGATATATGAATAATCTTAATTAATATTGcaataattctaataaatattaatgTACTTTTAGCTAAAATTTGTCAGATCGAtctttaaaaaagatattttgaaTGAAAACTTGAGAATatacatttttttattatattttttaataaaaagaatATTTCAAATATACCTTTTGATAAATACGAAGGTaaagtatgtttttttttaaactctaaGGTCCATTCGAGAAAATgtcaataaaaataaagataatactAAATGATCAAAATCTGACTAGTTAGAATTCATGCATACATGTACAaaaatattttagtaatatcatatatatttattaattatatatatatacatgcatgTATTATGATTGaacgatagaaaattttaattgatcaGATTCTGATCAATAAAATTTACTCTAAAAATAAAAGCCGTGTTATCAATGTTTGCCCAACAATCATAATACCTTAAATCAGCATGGCATTTCATCCAACACGGTGCGCGCATGGATGTTCCGGTGTTGCAGCGACTTGGAAAGCGCGGTTGTCTTAATTTTTGGCGTGCACACGCAAACAGAGCCTTGGAGCGGAAGCCAAATGAACTATACTAAACTAATAACCGACGCGGATGGGAATTATTATTCGATGGGATTCCTGCCGGTCTGCCATTAACTGCTCCACATATGGCCAGGCACATGGCCATTaatgaggagaaggaggaggaggaggaggagttgaGCTGGGAAGCCAGCTGTTTGGAGTGCCGTGGAAACCGTGTTTCACGGACAGGGCCATTAATTTGCTGCCCACGGCGAGGAGGACGGTGTATGGGCAGGTGGTCTGGATTGATTGTGCTGCGTGCTGTTTACTCGGCGCACCGTGCGTGACGCGGTGGTGCGGTGCAGTGCAGGCAAGAAGGGAAGCAAGTAATTCGCTGATACTGATTATGGATGAAGCCAATAGTGTCTCAATAATATAATACAAACCAAGCACAGGGTGGCCATGGGCCATTATTGAGAGAAGGCCTCCAAATGGAAgtcttttattttatatattaatcGTGACATGCATtgtatgtgtaatataataatatataaattatttgaatctttgaaaatttgaattatttgaattttctaatatcatcatttgaataaaattcatcCTATCTTGCAATAGTACAATAATGTAAGAGTGACGTTAGAAAATTCTAACAATAAACTACTATAACGGACTTCCCaatgcaaaaaattattttaatttaatattatacttatcttagtaaaagaaattaagaaaaatatattttttaacatcgtcggcctaaaatatttatagaaatttctttgatcatagtgttgtcaattctaagatgtggaacTAAAaataactatattttttttatataaaacaaccagagaaaattaatgatgagaaaaattcataataatacgtcgtagctgagtctcgaactctagatcactgattgtttcgcttgtgaaattactaataaacgttggaattatttttagtgtgaatagaaaaaaggatagtAATGTAAATTCATTTTAGACTTCACCAAAGTTACTTAGTAAAAggggaagatttttaataaaatagtaatatatatatatatatagagagagagagagagagaaatgataTGCTACGGACCATTATTTACGGATTGCTACGGACTTAATGCCAtgtcatttttttattaaatttttataaaaagttttctctttctcctttattttttttctcctccTGCTTCGTTCGTTCTCAGCTCGTTTCGCCGAGAAGCAACTCACGTCGCGCGCCCGCCACTCGCCCTGCCGCCGGCCATCTGCCCACCgccggcggcctccggccgcctggACCCACCCATACTAGCCGGCCTTGGCGAAGCGGATCGGCCCGTTGAGCCCGACGAAGTCGACCGACCAGAAGGCCTTGGTGATCGCGGACGGATCGGCCGAACCCGCCTTCTCGATGGCGTGGGCGATCGCGCGGATGGCAGGTGCGGTCGCGATCTGGCCGCGATTTGGCCACCACGCTAGCGACCGCAATCGCGGCCGGATTTCGGCTGGGATTCTGGCTGCCGGCGGGTGGTCGGCGGGTGGTGGGCGGCCGGAGGCGAGGAGGCGGGGTGACCGGTGGGTGGTGCCCGGCCGGCCAGCGGCGAGGAGGGCGGCGAGGCTGGCACATGCACACGGCGACGAGAGAGAGGAGAACGAGgaaggtaaaaaaaaatcaaaaatataaaaaaaaaaaaaaaaaccaaaatctGTAGGTCGCGGATGAGTCCGCACGCAGAAGTCCGTAATTTAACAaaactgtatatatatatatattactatttatttatttatttatttatttttaattggcaCTGAGGATTGAGTTTATgctgattaattttaaaagttaccAACTAGAATTTCTTATTAGTCATCTAAAGAAATCGAGAAGTGTGGAAAGGCCTACAAATGAGGGAGATGGATCAATTCTGCATTTTACGAGGACGGGATCCTTTGGTCTTTTTATCCTCATCCATTTTTAGACCAAGATAAAGGGATTGGTGGAAGGTCATGGTCCCTATCTATTAACAGATGGAGGGTCATTGCCCCCACCAATACAAAGATTAAACCatgaattaatataattttttacggaccagaggatctgaCCCTCATTTTACGTTGCCAATCACGTAATAAAAATTTAGGGCACTTCtatttttaaaagatatattATAAAGACACTTCATTTgaatttttcattaatttttttttaacaatcgaCAAAGAAGTGCCTCTCAtattaaaattacataaatttCAATGAATAAAACAtgctatattttaaaaatcaattctattatgatattatatttcaAAAAACAACACGTCTgtgctaatttttaaaattcatcatTATTATTGTGCCGATTTATAAGATACAACACCATAATGGTagtattatttttagattttttgtaaTACTAAAgtgatgttaatttttaaaaattagtaccTATAGTAATATTGATTTTTTGAAATACAGTACTATAATAATAATGTTCTTTAAAATTCGACATTATAGTGGTTAAATAAGTAGGGATCCTCTCATCCACATTTAGTAGATTATGATCCTAGTTCATTATAGTGATAGGTAGCAGTCGGTAAACCCTCACCTGTTAAATAAGCAGGaggttattaaatttatttatcattGTTCCTATCTAGAAGTGAACTAAGATAAACAGATCAGAAAATCCTGTCTAAGTTAAAGAAaggataaaatgaaaaaaattattgtaaaataaaATATGTGGATGCTCATAACCCCCAATGACTTCATAAACTCTCTCATCTACATAATCTATCATCTTTTAAATTCCTAAGTTATGTAAATTTATGAGGAGTTTCAATATGATTGTGTATTTATAAATACATATGTAGTCATTTCAATAagtaagaaaaagagaggaaaaagagaaaaggttaataatatttctttttcataTGCAATTgcttatataattttataacaCGTTATCAGCACGAAGAACTCtactttttcttttaaatcagtTATAggtaatatcaaatatatatatatatattgatcctgtccgaaccagaagccaacagacgctgggcacgtggcgctttccgactcgctgatgtagatctccaactgaTGGCGCGATGCTCctgctaacctgcacagaagtcgggccgggaagggggttcccggcggcgaccctccgacgctcaagtcagttaaaCTACGATAAACAAGGTGGCTCCAAAAGTGATTTCTCGCGTAcctgcggcgaagtaagaggctctatatatagagcgaggagagaTCTAATGCACGTTT from Zingiber officinale cultivar Zhangliang chromosome 6B, Zo_v1.1, whole genome shotgun sequence carries:
- the LOC121990467 gene encoding auxin-responsive protein SAUR40-like is translated as MAIGMTSLVRKLLVCGGGAVRNFPEAETAAGLLPEGHIWVVVGTEGAAARRMEVEANYLNHRLMEDLLRLSVPEFGYSYGGALRVACDADFFLYLLDLLRSSDPAVHYMDLSDLMATFAGAGSRTEFFPTHRPLQRTIS